Proteins encoded together in one Prochlorococcus marinus str. MIT 9211 window:
- the carB gene encoding carbamoyl-phosphate synthase large subunit, with the protein MPRRKDIRRILILGSGPIVIGQACEFDYSGTQACKALKEEGYEVVLVNSNPASIMTDPEIAYRTYIEPITSDVIEKVIEVERPQALLPTMGGQTALNISVELAEKGILKKFGVELIGADLASIKRAEDRQLFKDSMKNIGVNVCPSGIASNIEESLSVGNTISTFPRIIRPAFTLGGSGGGIAYNKEEFISICKQGLEASPVSQILIEKSLLGWKEFELEVMRDISDNVVIVCSIENLDPMGIHTGDSITVAPAQTLTDREYQRLRDYSIKIIREIGVETGGSNIQFAVNPIDGEVIVIEMNPRVSRSSALASKATGFPIAKIAALLAVGYRLDEIVNDITGKTPACFEPTIDYVVTKIPRFAFEKFGGSPAVLNTSMKSVGEAMAIGRSFEESFQKALRSLEVGLSGWGCDGTDQLIKSVDLDKLLRTPSPERIMAVRTAMLEGRSDENIYRISNIDPWFLSKLRNIIIAEQSILTDKNIEDVNEEELFLLKQLGFSDRQIAWALRVNELQIRSLRKRFNILPKFKTVDTCAAEFSSSTPYHYSTYERQVKKIDLDGTINKIELDREIEASYTNKVLILGGGPNRIGQGIEFDYCCCHSSYQFQVDGYTTIMVNSNPETVSTDYDTSDILYFEPLTLEDILNIIEYEQPNGVIVQFGGQTPLKLSIPIMNWLNSSDGIKTQTKILGTSPISIDKAEDREQFDKILNDLKIKQPRNGIARSISEAIAIAQDIKYPIVVRPSYVLGGRAMEIVYEDEELVRYMNEAVKVEPDHPVLIDQYLQNAIEVDVDALCDRTGNVVIGGLMEHIEPAGIHSGDSACCLPSISLSKDSQLTIRKWTESLSKALNVEGLINLQFAVQIDTEGIEQVFIIEANPRASRTVPFVSKATGLPLARIATSLIGGKTLNQLGVTKEPIPPLQTIKEAVMPFKRFPGSDSVLGPEMRSTGEVMGSATDFGMAYAKSELAAGEALPTSGVVFLSTHDRDKPSLVPIARSLIDLGFTLTATLGTSKYLMDAGVLVEPILKVHEGRPNIEDLIRSAQIQLIINTPIGRQAAHDDKYLRRAALDYSVPTLTTVAGAKAAVEAITALQNHKITINALQDIHH; encoded by the coding sequence ATGCCACGGCGTAAAGATATACGTCGCATTCTCATCCTAGGTTCTGGACCAATTGTGATAGGCCAGGCCTGTGAATTCGATTATTCAGGAACCCAAGCCTGTAAAGCCTTAAAAGAGGAAGGATATGAAGTCGTATTAGTTAATTCTAATCCGGCTTCAATAATGACAGATCCTGAAATTGCCTATAGGACCTATATAGAACCAATAACATCAGATGTCATCGAAAAGGTTATTGAGGTGGAAAGGCCTCAGGCACTCCTTCCGACAATGGGAGGTCAAACGGCTTTAAACATATCTGTAGAACTTGCTGAGAAAGGAATTCTTAAAAAATTTGGCGTAGAACTTATCGGAGCAGATCTAGCCTCAATAAAAAGGGCAGAAGATCGCCAATTATTTAAAGACTCTATGAAGAATATTGGAGTAAATGTATGTCCATCTGGTATTGCATCCAATATTGAGGAGTCTCTTTCTGTAGGAAATACAATATCGACTTTCCCAAGAATTATCCGACCTGCCTTTACCCTTGGTGGAAGTGGCGGAGGCATTGCATATAACAAAGAAGAATTTATATCTATTTGCAAGCAAGGATTGGAAGCTAGTCCAGTTTCTCAAATACTTATTGAAAAGTCTTTATTGGGATGGAAGGAGTTTGAATTGGAAGTAATGAGAGATATTTCAGACAATGTAGTTATTGTTTGCAGTATTGAAAATCTCGATCCTATGGGTATTCACACTGGTGATTCTATAACAGTAGCACCAGCGCAAACATTAACTGACCGTGAATATCAAAGACTAAGGGATTATTCAATAAAAATAATTAGAGAAATTGGAGTAGAAACTGGAGGGAGCAATATTCAATTTGCAGTGAATCCTATTGATGGTGAAGTAATAGTTATTGAAATGAACCCTAGGGTTAGTCGTTCATCAGCTTTGGCAAGTAAAGCTACTGGTTTCCCAATAGCAAAGATCGCAGCATTGTTAGCAGTTGGTTACAGACTCGATGAAATTGTTAACGACATCACAGGTAAAACACCAGCTTGCTTTGAGCCAACAATTGATTATGTAGTCACAAAAATTCCACGATTTGCATTTGAGAAATTCGGTGGAAGTCCTGCAGTTCTGAACACATCAATGAAGTCTGTAGGAGAAGCTATGGCAATAGGCAGATCTTTTGAAGAATCATTTCAGAAAGCATTAAGGTCCCTAGAAGTAGGTCTATCAGGATGGGGATGTGATGGTACTGATCAATTAATTAAGTCAGTTGATTTAGATAAATTATTGAGGACACCTTCACCAGAAAGAATAATGGCAGTTAGAACTGCAATGTTGGAAGGTAGGTCTGATGAAAATATATACAGAATTTCTAATATTGACCCCTGGTTTTTATCTAAACTACGAAACATTATTATAGCTGAACAGTCAATTCTAACAGATAAGAACATAGAGGATGTTAATGAAGAGGAATTATTTTTGCTCAAACAACTAGGATTTTCTGATAGACAAATAGCATGGGCTCTTAGAGTGAATGAATTGCAAATCCGGAGTCTAAGAAAACGGTTTAATATATTGCCAAAATTTAAAACAGTGGATACCTGTGCAGCTGAATTTAGCTCCTCCACTCCCTACCATTATTCAACTTATGAAAGACAAGTTAAAAAAATAGATTTAGACGGAACAATTAATAAGATTGAGCTAGATAGAGAAATTGAGGCAAGCTATACTAATAAAGTTCTTATTTTAGGTGGAGGGCCAAATAGAATAGGGCAAGGGATAGAATTTGATTATTGCTGCTGTCACTCATCATATCAATTTCAGGTAGATGGTTACACAACTATAATGGTTAATAGTAATCCTGAAACTGTTTCCACAGACTATGATACTAGCGATATTCTTTATTTTGAACCATTAACTCTAGAGGATATTTTAAATATTATTGAATATGAGCAACCTAATGGAGTAATCGTTCAATTTGGAGGTCAGACACCACTAAAGTTATCAATACCAATCATGAACTGGCTTAATTCTAGTGATGGAATCAAAACCCAAACAAAAATATTAGGAACATCTCCTATATCTATAGATAAGGCGGAAGATCGTGAGCAATTTGATAAAATTTTAAATGACCTAAAGATTAAACAACCTCGAAATGGTATAGCAAGATCTATTAGTGAAGCTATAGCTATAGCACAAGATATTAAATATCCAATAGTAGTTCGTCCATCTTATGTACTAGGGGGTCGAGCAATGGAAATTGTCTATGAAGATGAGGAATTAGTTAGATATATGAATGAGGCTGTAAAGGTTGAGCCAGATCATCCTGTATTGATAGATCAATATCTACAGAATGCAATTGAAGTTGATGTTGATGCTCTTTGTGATCGTACAGGTAATGTTGTTATTGGCGGTTTGATGGAACATATAGAACCAGCAGGTATTCACTCTGGAGATTCTGCCTGCTGCTTGCCATCTATATCGTTATCAAAAGATTCACAGCTAACTATAAGAAAATGGACCGAGTCCCTATCTAAAGCACTAAATGTTGAAGGTTTAATAAACCTACAATTTGCTGTACAGATAGATACTGAAGGTATAGAGCAAGTTTTTATAATTGAAGCAAATCCAAGAGCATCTAGGACTGTTCCATTCGTCTCTAAGGCTACAGGCTTGCCATTGGCACGTATAGCTACAAGTCTAATTGGAGGCAAAACATTAAATCAACTTGGAGTGACTAAAGAACCAATACCGCCTCTTCAAACAATAAAAGAGGCAGTCATGCCCTTTAAGCGCTTTCCAGGATCAGACAGTGTTCTAGGACCAGAAATGAGATCTACAGGTGAGGTAATGGGCTCGGCTACTGATTTCGGTATGGCATACGCCAAGTCAGAGCTTGCAGCGGGAGAAGCTTTGCCCACGAGTGGGGTAGTGTTTTTATCCACTCATGACAGAGATAAACCTTCCCTCGTTCCTATTGCAAGATCATTGATTGACTTAGGTTTTACCCTGACTGCAACTCTCGGCACTTCAAAATATCTTATGGACGCTGGAGTATTGGTAGAACCTATTCTAAAAGTTCATGAGGGACGACCAAATATAGAAGACCTAATAAGATCTGCACAAATTCAATTAATAATAAATACTCCTATAGGAAGGCAAGCAGCCCACGATGATAAGTATTTAAGAAGAGCAGCTCTTGATTATTCAGTGCCTACATTAACTACTGTTGCAGGAGCGAAGGCAGCTGTCGAAGCTATAACAGCATTGCAAAATCACAAAATAACAATTAATGCATTACAAGACATTCATCATTAA
- the rsfS gene encoding ribosome silencing factor has product MDSRSIVDIAIQACEDKKARNIQVINIDKVSSLADWILITEGLSDVQVKAISKSVEDRLEEEANLLPIRKEGTSEGKWALLDYGDVLVNIFQPKERSYYELESFWSNGEKLNIESPIYSNEK; this is encoded by the coding sequence ATGGATAGCAGATCGATTGTGGACATTGCAATCCAAGCTTGTGAGGATAAAAAAGCAAGAAATATTCAAGTTATAAATATCGATAAGGTGTCAAGCCTTGCAGATTGGATTTTAATAACTGAAGGGTTATCAGATGTTCAAGTCAAAGCAATATCAAAATCAGTGGAGGACCGTCTGGAAGAAGAAGCTAATTTACTCCCTATACGAAAGGAGGGGACGTCAGAAGGAAAGTGGGCATTACTAGATTATGGAGATGTACTCGTAAATATTTTTCAACCTAAAGAAAGAAGTTATTATGAACTGGAATCATTTTGGAGTAATGGTGAGAAATTAAATATAGAATCTCCTATATATAGTAATGAAAAATAG
- a CDS encoding CGLD27 family protein, translated as MKNSFPSPVPKEQIPLNEFIEIKQSWFFKLPVSQKRDLYRFILIIWIISIIISYIIATGSIILNTHITHLITVVFLSSCIIPLLLISRLYLGWSYIYKRLQSDIVVYEESDWHDGQKWQKTAEMKKRDALIAEFQVKPIISFVQKCFQFNFIILLISVLIYNFLPRITS; from the coding sequence ATGAAAAATAGCTTTCCATCACCAGTTCCTAAGGAACAGATACCACTCAATGAATTTATTGAGATAAAACAATCCTGGTTTTTCAAGCTTCCAGTTTCTCAAAAGCGAGATTTATATCGTTTTATACTAATTATATGGATAATATCTATTATTATATCTTATATAATAGCAACCGGAAGTATAATTCTTAATACTCATATAACCCACCTTATAACTGTTGTATTTTTATCTTCATGTATTATCCCACTTTTACTTATCTCTAGGTTATATCTAGGGTGGTCATATATATATAAGAGATTGCAATCAGATATTGTGGTATACGAAGAATCAGATTGGCATGATGGTCAGAAGTGGCAAAAAACAGCAGAAATGAAAAAGAGAGATGCCTTAATAGCAGAATTTCAAGTAAAGCCAATAATTAGTTTTGTCCAGAAATGCTTTCAATTCAATTTTATTATATTACTTATTTCAGTACTAATATACAACTTTCTACCAAGAATAACGAGCTAA
- a CDS encoding DUF3318 domain-containing protein, which produces MSELQRLKGLLPPENQSWVFVEASASIDPPLITLEEIGSDEVEIQLDLEEWENLAIDHRNLLFWHEVGRIQNDTIPRDGWEMAALAIGLGGAIGELWVQDGLLLLMALGLSGFAGYRLYLKNNSEKRLQDAIAADERAIDLACRFGYSVPNAYKSLGGALKELVDKTRKKKNRAFFEDRLEALRRSAEKARAEMADQQGSGQSITSENVYG; this is translated from the coding sequence ATGAGCGAGCTACAGCGCTTAAAAGGACTGCTGCCACCTGAGAATCAAAGCTGGGTATTTGTTGAAGCTTCTGCTTCTATTGACCCCCCTTTAATTACTCTTGAGGAAATTGGTAGCGATGAAGTAGAAATTCAATTAGATCTAGAGGAATGGGAAAATCTTGCTATTGATCATAGAAATCTACTTTTTTGGCATGAAGTAGGTCGCATTCAAAACGACACTATTCCAAGGGATGGATGGGAAATGGCAGCATTGGCCATTGGCTTAGGTGGTGCAATAGGTGAATTATGGGTTCAAGATGGCCTTTTATTGCTTATGGCTCTTGGCTTATCGGGGTTTGCTGGATATAGGCTTTACTTAAAAAATAATTCGGAGAAAAGGCTTCAGGATGCAATTGCAGCTGATGAAAGGGCAATAGATTTAGCTTGCAGATTCGGCTACAGCGTTCCAAACGCGTATAAGAGTTTAGGCGGAGCCTTGAAGGAACTAGTCGACAAAACAAGAAAAAAGAAAAACAGAGCTTTTTTTGAAGATCGATTAGAGGCCTTAAGAAGAAGTGCCGAGAAAGCAAGAGCCGAAATGGCAGATCAACAAGGCTCTGGTCAGTCTATAACTAGTGAAAACGTTTATGGATAG